The genome window TTCACGACCTCATCCAGCAGGAGCCAGCCGGAGAGCACCCCAAAAAACGGGGCCAAGAACAAAAATGCGCTGGTCCGCCCGGGATCACCCTGACTCAACAGGTAAAACCACGTGGCAAATTGAACAATGGACGCCATGATGGCCAGCCATAGCACGATGAAAACCGCTGCCGGGGTGATGATCATTTTGGGCGTTTCCAGAGTGATCCCCATCACGAGCAAAACCAATCCTCCAAAGAGCATCTGGTAAGCCGTCATCACCCATACATTGAAATGGACGCCCCACTTTTTCACCAGGATCGTCGCAATCGACCAGGATACGGCTGAGCCTATTCCGAATAGGGTACCCGTCTCCCATTGCAGGTGAAACCCGAGTGTGATAAACACTCCGGCAATTCCGATCAACACTCCCGCCCACTGCGCAAGCCGGTATTTCATTCCGAGGAAGATCGTTCCCCAGACGACCACGAGGAGCGGATTCATGAACGTCAATATCGAAGACTCCCCTGCAGTAATCGTGCGCAAGCTGAGAAAGATGCAGCCCATGACAGCAGCTGTTTGCAAAAAGCCGATCAAACCTACTTTTCCCCATTCACTCACTGTCGCCGGCATCGGCTTTTTCCGCACCCAGAGTGCCATGAGCAGCCCTGCTATGGTAAAGCGAAAGCCAACGAGAAGCAGCGGAGAATAATAGGCTAGCCCCATCTTCCCGACTGCAAAAGACGACCCCATCAGTGACGTTGTGACCACGACCAGAATGGCAAACCCGATTCGATTCATGTTTTCCTCTCCCATCTTCCCTATCCGGTGTTACCCTCATCATACCTGATGGTTATTTCGATGGGAGACGAAGCATGAAAGAAACCTTAACTGGGTAATCGTTTGCCCCACGGCTTAAAGACGGAGAGCAGAAAAATAGCTGCCAATGCCAGAACTTGCAGGATGATCCCGCCCCACAGCATCCCTTGATTTTGTCCCGCCAATGCTCCCGCGGTCCACACGTACATGCCGACCGGACCGAGAACAATGGTGACGACAGAAAGCACTTCCTTCGCGATAATCCAGTGATAGCGCAGGAAGCCCCAATGCGTCAAAGCCGAAAGCAGGATCCCCGTCACCAGCGTGCCGATGGTCGATGCGCGAACCGAGGTTTTGGAAAGAGCATGCATGACGGTATAGCAGGCCTGGAATACATGTGGGTCATCGGTGGTCGCCGCGACAATGCTCAGGACCAGAAAAATGACCGCTCCCCCAGCATGATGGCGGAAAAGATCAGGTGAAGCAGCAGCAGCCACTTCTTTTGCGTCATACTGATATTCCTCATCGATCAAGTTCACCTCCTGTAAATGCTGCCTAAAATCGGCATGCCTAAAGAGGCACGCAGCGAAGCCTACGTGCCGTATTTGCCCGAGTCATTAAAGCTGAAAACGATAGCCGACTCCCCAGATCGTCTCGATATATTGGGGATGAGATGGATCCGTTTCGATTTTTTCCCGCAGCTTGCTCACATGGACGGTCACTGTAGCGTTGTCCCCGTAAGCATCCAAGCCCCATATTTTTTCGAACAGCTCATTCTTGCTAAATACCCAGTTGGGATGGGTCGCCAGGAACAGCAGCAAATCGTACTCCTTGCTTGTCAGCGCTGTTTCTTTTCCGTTTACAAACACTTTCCTCGCCAGCTTATCGATGCGAAGTCCCCGGATTTTGATTTCGTCTGTCGGCAGCTTCCGCGAGTTGTCTGCAAGCAGACGGTCATAGCGGGATAGATGTGCCCTCACCCGGGCGACCAGCTCCCCCAAGCTGAACGGCTTGCTGATGTGATCGTCCGCGCCAAGCCCGAGACCACGGATTTTATCGATATCCTCTTTTTTGGCGGAGACGAGAAGGATGGGAATGTTTTTGGCTTCGCGCACCCTTTTGCAGATTTCGAAGCCATCGACTCCCGGCAGCATCAAATCCAGAATGATGAGGTCCAACTCGTCAGACAACGCCTTTTGCAGCCCGATATCCCCGGTCATCGCCACTTCCACGGCGTATCCGCTCGCTTCCAAATAATCCTTCTCCACTTCTGCAATGACTGGATCATCTTCAATGATCAGGATGCGCCTCATGTTCGTTCCCCTCCTTGCTCGATAGTCGCGGCAATGCAATCTGTAAGACCGTGCCCACTCCCAGCTGGCTTGTCGCCGCGACTGTGCCTCCGTGCCCCTCCACAATCTGCTTCACAATGGCCAGCCCCAATCCACTCCCGCCTGTCGCTGCATTGCGCGAGGGATCTACCCGATAAAAGCGATCAAAAATGTACGGAAGCGCCTGCGGATCAATGCCCGATCCGTTATCCTCGATGCTGATCGTCACCATCTCGCTGTCAAAGGAGAGCCAGGTCCGGATATTCTTTTCGGGTTTGTCCAGGTGCTTCAGACTATTGTCAATCACATTCATGAACACCCTCGCCAGCTTTTCCCGGTCGGCCATGACCAGCAAAGAGGGCATGTGTCCCTCAGAGGAGCAGCTCACC of Brevibacillus choshinensis contains these proteins:
- a CDS encoding DMT family transporter, producing MNRIGFAILVVVTTSLMGSSFAVGKMGLAYYSPLLLVGFRFTIAGLLMALWVRKKPMPATVSEWGKVGLIGFLQTAAVMGCIFLSLRTITAGESSILTFMNPLLVVVWGTIFLGMKYRLAQWAGVLIGIAGVFITLGFHLQWETGTLFGIGSAVSWSIATILVKKWGVHFNVWVMTAYQMLFGGLVLLVMGITLETPKMIITPAAVFIVLWLAIMASIVQFATWFYLLSQGDPGRTSAFLFLAPFFGVLSGWLLLDEVVKWHVYAGGLLIFIGIFLVNWTFAAKKQSQLPATST
- a CDS encoding SirB2 family protein gives rise to the protein MIDEEYQYDAKEVAAAASPDLFRHHAGGAVIFLVLSIVAATTDDPHVFQACYTVMHALSKTSVRASTIGTLVTGILLSALTHWGFLRYHWIIAKEVLSVVTIVLGPVGMYVWTAGALAGQNQGMLWGGIILQVLALAAIFLLSVFKPWGKRLPS
- a CDS encoding response regulator transcription factor gives rise to the protein MRRILIIEDDPVIAEVEKDYLEASGYAVEVAMTGDIGLQKALSDELDLIILDLMLPGVDGFEICKRVREAKNIPILLVSAKKEDIDKIRGLGLGADDHISKPFSLGELVARVRAHLSRYDRLLADNSRKLPTDEIKIRGLRIDKLARKVFVNGKETALTSKEYDLLLFLATHPNWVFSKNELFEKIWGLDAYGDNATVTVHVSKLREKIETDPSHPQYIETIWGVGYRFQL